The following coding sequences are from one Streptomyces sp. NBC_00654 window:
- a CDS encoding phage tail tape measure protein: MPVEVGVGYVSVVPEARGFGRQLNQQISGESARAGTSAGQDAGQGFLGGIGGALKKGVVGVAAGAGVLFAAGFAEAVEQDKSNAKLGAQLGLTEKESARAGKIAGSVYSKGYGESIDQVNDSLKALAQNGVASINAPKKEIAGLSKAALNLAETFDADVGESTKAVGQLIRTGLVKDGKAGFDLLTAGFQSGADKAGDLIDTVNEYSTQWRKAGLSGSTAIGLINQGLQAGARDGDLVADSIKEFSIRAVDGSKTSAAGFKMLGLNADDMAAKFAKGGKSANGVLDLTLDRLRGIKDPVLQSQAAVALFGTQSEDLGQALFALDPSKAADGLGKVGGAADKMGKTLHNTAANQIEVFKRQALQGLANFADKYALPALKTFGQFLNTYVLPPAQKVGGALVSVLVPAAKGVGDAFAGGVQWVKEYGAWLIPLGVAIGGVAVVAGASTIATWGMTAAFSIYRGVILAVTAVTRGWAVAQGILNAVMSANPVGLIVVGILALVAAAIVAYNKVTWFRTAVQAAWAGIKAGWDLLWNGALKPGFEYLKIGLQAIGTAAVWLWSTVLSPVFSAIATAGKVLFTVLAVIVIAPLVIAFKALGAIAGWLWNNAIGPAFRGIVALASWWWAGVKVYFGFVKAGLSALGAAASWLWNKAIAPAFRGIVTLASWWWSGVKVYFEYVKTGLRAVGSVGTWLWKNAIKPAFEGISSVASWLYNNALKPQFDRIKSAVRLVGDAFGKAKDAIGTAFGKIKSLTKTPVNFVIEWVYTKGIKAVWDKVAGFVGLGKLPAAPKLLAEGGRTHGGVPGRDSIPALMMADEFVVKRSSARKIGFGALNYINQTGELPVQKFAGGGVVDTLKGWGGSAVDWTVDKAKKVGGVVMDGVDFLSNPGKLWEKATKFIRDKIAKIGQSRVAQMIGKVPIKMLSSLKDKVVNAATSMFGGSSGDIGGSGVKRWSSVVLQALKLVGQPSSLLGITLRRMNQESGGNPRAINNWDINAKNGVPSKGLMQVIDPTFNAYAGKLRGRGVWDPLANVYASMRYALSRYGSLASAYNRAGGYAGGGRPRPGEVAWVGENGPELLQFGGGQTVLDHDSSIGAVGAAMVRTMARSLQQPVPAAAAVRAALPSGGGQPTVDAGHTYNIYPRTLDMTVRDLELLQRRQDALARVGRPR, translated from the coding sequence ATGCCGGTCGAGGTCGGCGTCGGGTACGTGTCCGTCGTGCCCGAGGCACGCGGGTTCGGCCGGCAACTCAATCAGCAGATCAGCGGCGAGTCGGCACGGGCCGGCACCTCGGCCGGGCAGGACGCCGGGCAGGGGTTCCTCGGCGGCATCGGCGGCGCCCTGAAGAAGGGCGTCGTCGGCGTCGCCGCCGGGGCGGGCGTGCTGTTCGCCGCCGGGTTCGCCGAGGCGGTCGAGCAGGACAAGAGCAACGCGAAGTTGGGCGCGCAGCTCGGGCTCACCGAGAAGGAGTCGGCGCGCGCCGGGAAGATCGCGGGCTCGGTCTACTCCAAGGGGTACGGCGAGTCGATCGACCAGGTAAACGACTCGCTCAAGGCGCTCGCGCAGAACGGCGTCGCCTCGATCAACGCCCCGAAGAAGGAAATCGCCGGGCTCAGCAAGGCGGCGCTGAACCTCGCCGAGACGTTCGACGCCGATGTCGGCGAGTCGACAAAGGCGGTCGGGCAGCTCATCCGGACCGGGCTCGTCAAGGACGGTAAAGCCGGATTCGATCTGCTCACGGCCGGGTTCCAGTCAGGCGCCGATAAGGCCGGCGACCTGATCGACACGGTCAACGAGTACTCGACGCAATGGCGCAAGGCTGGTCTGTCGGGCTCGACCGCGATCGGTCTGATCAATCAGGGGTTGCAGGCGGGTGCCCGCGACGGCGACCTCGTCGCCGACAGCATCAAAGAGTTCTCGATCCGGGCGGTCGACGGCAGCAAGACGTCGGCGGCCGGGTTCAAGATGCTCGGGCTCAACGCCGACGACATGGCGGCGAAGTTCGCCAAGGGTGGCAAGTCCGCGAACGGCGTGCTCGACCTCACCCTCGACCGGCTGCGCGGGATCAAGGATCCGGTTCTGCAGTCGCAGGCGGCGGTCGCGCTCTTCGGAACGCAGAGCGAGGATCTCGGGCAGGCGTTGTTCGCGCTCGACCCGAGCAAGGCGGCCGACGGGCTCGGCAAGGTCGGCGGCGCGGCCGACAAGATGGGCAAGACCCTGCACAACACCGCCGCGAATCAGATCGAGGTGTTCAAGCGGCAGGCGCTGCAGGGGCTCGCCAACTTCGCGGACAAGTACGCGCTGCCCGCGCTCAAGACGTTCGGGCAGTTCCTGAACACGTACGTGCTGCCGCCCGCACAGAAGGTCGGCGGCGCCCTCGTGAGCGTCCTCGTGCCCGCCGCGAAGGGTGTCGGCGACGCGTTCGCCGGCGGCGTGCAGTGGGTCAAGGAATACGGCGCGTGGCTCATCCCGCTCGGCGTCGCGATCGGCGGCGTCGCCGTCGTGGCCGGCGCCTCGACGATCGCCACGTGGGGCATGACTGCCGCGTTCTCGATCTATCGCGGCGTGATCCTCGCGGTGACCGCGGTCACCCGCGGGTGGGCCGTGGCGCAGGGCATCTTGAACGCGGTCATGTCGGCGAACCCCGTCGGTCTGATCGTCGTCGGGATCCTGGCACTCGTCGCCGCCGCGATCGTCGCGTACAACAAGGTGACTTGGTTCCGGACCGCGGTACAGGCGGCGTGGGCCGGGATAAAAGCCGGCTGGGATCTGCTGTGGAACGGGGCACTCAAGCCAGGGTTCGAGTACCTCAAGATCGGACTGCAGGCGATCGGCACGGCCGCGGTGTGGCTGTGGTCGACGGTCCTGTCGCCGGTTTTCTCGGCGATCGCGACCGCGGGCAAGGTGCTGTTCACCGTCCTCGCCGTCATCGTGATTGCGCCGCTCGTGATCGCGTTCAAGGCGCTCGGCGCGATCGCCGGGTGGCTGTGGAACAACGCGATCGGCCCGGCGTTCCGAGGGATCGTCGCGCTCGCCTCGTGGTGGTGGGCCGGCGTCAAGGTCTATTTCGGGTTCGTCAAGGCCGGTCTGTCCGCCCTCGGCGCCGCCGCCTCGTGGCTGTGGAACAAGGCGATCGCGCCGGCGTTCCGCGGGATCGTGACGCTCGCCTCGTGGTGGTGGAGCGGCGTCAAGGTCTATTTCGAGTACGTCAAGACAGGACTGCGCGCGGTCGGTTCGGTCGGCACGTGGCTGTGGAAGAACGCGATCAAGCCGGCGTTCGAGGGGATCAGTTCGGTCGCCTCGTGGCTGTATAACAACGCGCTCAAGCCGCAGTTCGACAGGATCAAGAGCGCCGTACGGCTGGTCGGCGACGCGTTCGGCAAGGCTAAGGACGCGATCGGCACGGCGTTCGGCAAGATCAAGTCGCTCACGAAAACACCCGTCAACTTTGTAATTGAATGGGTGTATACGAAGGGCATTAAAGCGGTCTGGGATAAGGTCGCCGGTTTTGTCGGTCTCGGCAAGCTGCCGGCCGCTCCGAAGCTGCTCGCCGAGGGCGGCCGCACTCACGGCGGCGTTCCCGGTAGGGACTCGATCCCGGCGCTGATGATGGCCGACGAGTTCGTCGTCAAGCGGTCGTCCGCCCGCAAGATCGGGTTCGGCGCCCTGAACTACATCAACCAAACCGGCGAGCTGCCGGTACAGAAGTTCGCCGGCGGCGGCGTCGTCGACACGCTCAAGGGTTGGGGCGGGTCGGCGGTCGACTGGACGGTCGACAAGGCGAAGAAGGTCGGCGGCGTCGTGATGGACGGCGTCGACTTCCTGTCGAACCCCGGCAAGCTGTGGGAGAAGGCAACCAAGTTCATCCGCGACAAGATCGCGAAGATCGGGCAGAGCAGGGTCGCGCAGATGATCGGCAAGGTGCCGATCAAGATGCTGTCGAGCCTGAAAGACAAGGTCGTCAACGCCGCGACGAGCATGTTCGGCGGCTCGTCGGGAGACATCGGCGGCTCGGGCGTCAAGCGCTGGTCGTCGGTCGTGCTGCAGGCGCTCAAGCTCGTCGGGCAACCGTCGAGCCTGCTCGGGATCACCCTGCGCCGGATGAACCAAGAGAGCGGCGGTAACCCGCGCGCGATCAACAATTGGGACATCAATGCCAAGAACGGCGTGCCCTCGAAGGGTCTGATGCAGGTCATCGACCCGACGTTCAACGCGTACGCCGGGAAGCTGCGCGGCCGCGGCGTGTGGGATCCGCTCGCCAACGTGTACGCCTCGATGCGGTACGCGCTGTCGAGGTACGGCTCGCTCGCCTCGGCGTACAACCGTGCAGGCGGGTACGCAGGCGGCGGTCGGCCCCGGCCGGGCGAGGTCGCATGGGTCGGCGAGAACGGGCCCGAGCTGCTGCAGTTCGGCGGCGGGCAGACCGTGCTCGATCACGACTCGTCGATCGGCGCGGTCGGCGCCGCGATGGTGCGGACCATGGCCCGGAGCCTGCAGCAGCCGGTACCGGCCGCCGCGGCGGTACGGGCGGCGCTGCCGTCCGGCGGCGGGCAGCCGACCGTCGACGCGGGCCACACGTACAACATCTATCCGCGCACGCTCGACATGACCGTGCGCGATCTGGAGCTGCTGCAGCGGCGACAGGATGCGCTCGCTCGGGTGGGGAGGCCACGGTAA
- a CDS encoding phage tail protein produces MPLITAPVVTPPDTGGGGSTPVPLPEIGFATATYTDPTGKVWPLNDEAAGWFTLADGVSGLGATPYELTTDAHPRGGARLRYASAQPRAIVWPLYVYGETHVEFIGRWRALATAFTRTLREGPDGTRTPGWLEIARPDGTRRRIAVYYREGFEGRGSKGSGIVSDAAAISLWCEDPYWVDPVEVAVHRETGSLSSFFTPYPTISSSQVLGATEVTNPGDVIVWPKWTVTGPASLITFTHEGTGESFSVDPTAVGHGNLLAGQQVTISTDPPTVRYQDGSNWVGALDWPSAVLWGLAPGKNPVTFLLNGSGPGSAVDLRFNPRYETA; encoded by the coding sequence ATGCCGCTGATCACCGCACCGGTAGTCACCCCGCCCGATACGGGCGGGGGCGGCAGTACGCCGGTCCCCCTGCCCGAGATCGGGTTCGCGACAGCCACGTACACCGACCCGACTGGCAAGGTATGGCCGCTGAACGACGAGGCGGCCGGATGGTTCACGCTCGCCGACGGCGTGTCCGGGCTCGGCGCGACGCCGTACGAATTGACCACCGACGCGCACCCGCGGGGCGGCGCACGGCTGCGGTACGCCAGTGCGCAGCCGAGGGCGATCGTGTGGCCGCTGTACGTCTACGGCGAGACGCACGTCGAGTTCATCGGTCGATGGCGGGCGCTCGCAACCGCGTTCACGCGCACCCTGCGCGAAGGGCCGGACGGCACGCGCACGCCCGGATGGTTGGAGATCGCCCGGCCGGACGGCACGCGGCGGCGGATCGCGGTCTACTACCGCGAGGGGTTCGAGGGTCGCGGCTCGAAGGGGTCCGGGATCGTCTCGGACGCCGCAGCGATCTCGCTGTGGTGTGAAGACCCGTACTGGGTCGACCCGGTCGAGGTCGCCGTGCACCGGGAAACCGGCAGCCTGAGTTCGTTCTTCACGCCATACCCGACGATCTCGTCGTCGCAGGTGCTCGGCGCGACCGAGGTCACGAACCCCGGCGACGTGATCGTGTGGCCGAAGTGGACCGTCACCGGTCCCGCGAGCCTGATCACGTTCACGCACGAGGGCACCGGCGAGTCGTTCTCGGTCGACCCGACGGCGGTCGGGCACGGCAACCTACTCGCCGGCCAGCAAGTCACGATCTCCACGGACCCGCCGACCGTGCGCTACCAGGACGGTTCGAACTGGGTCGGCGCGCTCGACTGGCCGAGCGCCGTTCTGTGGGGGCTCGCCCCCGGCAAGAACCCGGTCACGTTCCTGTTGAACGGCTCGGGCCCCGGCAGCGCCGTCGATCTGCGGTTCAACCCGAGGTACGAGACAGCCTGA